A single region of the Salarchaeum japonicum genome encodes:
- a CDS encoding Tfx family DNA-binding protein, translated as MGELSDVEDVLARAGFDASESALTRRQAEVLALRERGLSQADVADSLGTSRANISKVEAAARENVAKARETVAFVEALEAPVQVEVEAGTDLYDVPEAVFDACDEAGVKVAYSGVDMMTRVSEAAGDAVVGREVKTTMLVGVTREGDVRVRVAPD; from the coding sequence CTGGGGGAGTTGAGCGACGTCGAGGACGTGCTGGCGCGGGCGGGGTTCGACGCGTCGGAGAGCGCGTTGACGCGCCGGCAGGCGGAGGTGTTGGCGCTCCGCGAGCGAGGGCTGTCGCAGGCGGACGTCGCCGACTCGCTCGGGACGTCCCGCGCGAACATCTCGAAGGTGGAGGCGGCGGCGCGGGAGAACGTCGCGAAGGCGCGGGAGACGGTGGCGTTCGTGGAGGCGCTGGAAGCGCCGGTGCAGGTGGAGGTCGAGGCGGGCACCGACCTCTACGACGTGCCGGAGGCCGTGTTCGACGCGTGCGACGAGGCGGGCGTGAAGGTCGCGTACTCCGGCGTGGATATGATGACGCGCGTGAGCGAGGCGGCGGGGGACGCGGTCGTCGGCCGCGAGGTCAAGACGACGATGCTGGTGGGCGTGACCCGTGAGGGGGACGTGCGGGTGCGGGTCGCGCCCGACTAG
- a CDS encoding TRAM domain-containing protein encodes MAECPIADECPSFSERIEGMGCQYYGDRGGKEWCNHYNQPIEELKTAPVVPGEEVVIEVDDMHESGAGVGRHEGTGFIVMVDGVLPPARVRAKVTNVKSNYARADLVEKLPEEPSEDEEAEGDESGAEDAEEDNPRLGSRENFWGS; translated from the coding sequence ATGGCCGAGTGTCCAATCGCGGACGAGTGCCCGAGCTTCTCGGAGCGTATCGAGGGGATGGGGTGTCAGTATTACGGGGACAGAGGCGGGAAGGAGTGGTGTAATCACTACAATCAGCCGATAGAGGAGCTGAAGACTGCGCCGGTGGTTCCGGGGGAGGAGGTCGTCATCGAGGTGGACGACATGCACGAGTCGGGTGCGGGCGTGGGCCGTCACGAGGGGACGGGGTTCATCGTGATGGTGGACGGCGTGTTGCCGCCGGCGCGCGTGCGGGCGAAGGTGACGAACGTGAAGTCGAACTACGCTCGCGCCGACCTCGTCGAGAAACTGCCCGAGGAGCCGTCGGAGGACGAGGAGGCGGAGGGCGACGAGTCGGGCGCGGAGGACGCGGAGGAGGACAATCCGCGGCTGGGGAGTCGGGAGAACTTCTGGGGGAGTTGA
- a CDS encoding DUF2298 domain-containing protein, with protein sequence MEFTPVVAWLGVVLALAAAALPIADRVFRGFPDSGASFAPATALATVTVSAYWLGHLAYGRFVSLAAAGVFVLAGVALWGWRRPRLARARLPLAVFLLAFTFLVVVRAYDPGIHPAGGEKFLDFGLLNVILRADYLPPEDVWFAGERLRYYYGAQLATATLVHLTGVTPSVAYNLALATFYATLVTGAFGLARAAATHADQNGTLAGVLAAFLVGLAGTLATPVRFLLANLAPGFAADHAAFAFTGIRTTIPNAVEAVAADWSYWLGRYVIDGTLTVSPFWAYLNGDLHAHVVAAPFLVLVAALAYTVFRARGRARLIRLACLGVAGGFLTLVNTWGLPTTVGIATLALAFSPHTPSPRRFAHPVVDELARYASAAAGALCVAALAVTTAAPFLLFHTPVNRGVGFLPPRTALGPLLLAYGVFLAAFALAVRRYDVPLPGPRASFALGVLAVALAGVLLALDLAAVLVVAPLLAAAWYVLRRRTPAFWLVLCVAGAGLVLAVEFAYARVYPFSPAVPRWNTVYKVSMQVWVLWGIGAAVAAAAVLEHAVRRARERAPSLAAARALAPAAVVAVLLVGAAVFPAAALVQHHNLAGDDPSLDGTRYVETTHPHEAAAIDWLDSQVTGTPVLLSKPGRTTYTWVNAPSSLTGIPTVAGWTHEKGYRGTDAYDARATDAAYMLDADWDSAALLLDYYDVQYVYYGPNERAAYGPSIYDNRTGVTVAYQNEQVTIYEIDADEACAAVRDTCP encoded by the coding sequence GTGGAGTTCACCCCAGTCGTCGCGTGGCTGGGGGTCGTCCTCGCACTCGCCGCCGCTGCCCTCCCCATCGCCGACCGCGTGTTCCGCGGGTTCCCCGACAGCGGCGCGTCGTTCGCCCCGGCGACGGCCCTCGCCACCGTCACGGTCTCCGCGTACTGGCTCGGCCACCTCGCCTACGGCCGGTTCGTCAGCCTCGCCGCCGCCGGCGTGTTCGTCCTCGCCGGCGTCGCGCTCTGGGGCTGGCGACGCCCCCGTCTCGCCCGCGCCCGCCTCCCGCTCGCCGTCTTCCTGCTCGCGTTCACCTTCCTGGTGGTCGTGCGCGCGTACGACCCCGGCATCCACCCGGCGGGCGGCGAGAAGTTCCTCGACTTCGGCCTCCTGAACGTCATCCTGCGCGCGGACTACCTGCCCCCCGAGGACGTGTGGTTCGCCGGCGAGCGCCTCCGATACTACTACGGCGCGCAACTCGCCACCGCGACGCTCGTCCACCTCACCGGCGTCACGCCGAGCGTCGCGTACAACCTCGCGCTCGCCACCTTCTACGCCACGCTCGTCACGGGCGCGTTCGGCCTCGCGCGCGCCGCCGCCACCCACGCCGACCAGAACGGAACGCTCGCCGGCGTCCTCGCCGCGTTCCTCGTCGGCCTCGCGGGCACGCTCGCCACGCCGGTTCGCTTCCTGCTCGCGAATCTCGCGCCCGGGTTCGCGGCCGACCACGCCGCGTTCGCATTCACCGGCATCCGCACCACGATTCCGAACGCCGTCGAAGCCGTCGCCGCCGACTGGTCGTACTGGCTCGGCCGCTACGTCATCGACGGCACACTGACCGTCTCGCCGTTCTGGGCGTACCTCAACGGCGACCTGCACGCGCACGTCGTCGCCGCGCCCTTCCTCGTCCTCGTCGCCGCGCTCGCCTACACCGTCTTCCGCGCCCGCGGCCGCGCCCGACTGATTCGTCTCGCCTGCCTCGGCGTCGCCGGCGGCTTCCTCACCCTCGTCAACACGTGGGGCCTCCCCACCACCGTCGGCATCGCGACGCTCGCGCTCGCGTTCTCCCCGCACACGCCCAGCCCCCGCCGATTCGCGCACCCGGTCGTTGACGAACTCGCGCGGTACGCCAGCGCCGCCGCCGGCGCGCTCTGCGTCGCCGCGCTCGCCGTCACCACCGCCGCGCCCTTCCTCCTCTTCCACACGCCCGTCAACCGCGGCGTCGGCTTCCTCCCGCCCCGCACCGCCCTCGGCCCGCTCCTCCTCGCCTACGGCGTCTTCCTCGCCGCCTTCGCGCTCGCCGTCCGCCGCTACGACGTCCCGCTCCCCGGCCCCCGGGCTTCGTTCGCCCTCGGCGTCCTCGCGGTCGCGCTCGCGGGCGTCCTGCTCGCGCTCGACCTCGCCGCCGTGCTCGTCGTCGCCCCGCTCCTCGCCGCCGCCTGGTACGTCCTCCGCCGCCGCACGCCCGCGTTCTGGCTCGTGCTCTGCGTCGCCGGCGCGGGCCTCGTCCTCGCCGTCGAGTTCGCGTACGCCCGCGTCTACCCGTTCAGTCCCGCCGTCCCCCGCTGGAACACCGTCTACAAGGTCTCCATGCAGGTCTGGGTGCTCTGGGGAATCGGGGCCGCCGTCGCCGCCGCCGCCGTCCTCGAACACGCCGTCCGCCGCGCCCGCGAACGCGCGCCCTCGCTCGCCGCCGCACGCGCCCTCGCACCCGCCGCCGTCGTCGCCGTCCTCCTCGTCGGTGCCGCCGTCTTCCCCGCCGCGGCGCTCGTCCAACACCACAACCTCGCCGGCGACGACCCCTCCCTCGACGGCACCCGCTACGTCGAAACCACCCATCCCCACGAAGCCGCCGCCATCGACTGGCTCGACAGCCAGGTCACCGGCACGCCCGTCCTCCTCTCGAAACCCGGCCGCACCACGTACACCTGGGTCAACGCGCCGTCCAGCCTCACCGGCATCCCTACCGTCGCCGGCTGGACGCACGAGAAGGGCTACCGCGGCACCGACGCCTACGACGCCCGCGCCACCGACGCCGCCTACATGCTCGACGCCGACTGGGACTCCGCCGCCCTCCTCCTCGACTACTACGACGTCCAGTACGTCTACTACGGCCCGAACGAACGCGCCGCCTACGGCCCCAGCATCTACGACAACCGCACCGGCGTCACCGTCGCCTACCAGAACGAGCAAGTCACCATCTACGAAATCGACGCCGACGAAGCCTGCGCCGCCGTCCGCGACACCTGCCCCTGA
- a CDS encoding radical SAM protein: protein MISKGCEQCAKGGKMVLFVYGYCDQRDCFYCPLGENRKNVTQTYANERPVENDEEIIREAKKMDALGTSITGGEPQEALDKTCRYLRLLKEEFGDDHHTHLYTGITGGRENMRRLSEAGLDEIRFHPPYELWGDLHGTEWEDILYIAREEGLTPAFEIPGIRAEQEFLDFLDEGAADFCNVNEFEMSQGNYERMQDAGYELQDGHMSAVDGSKDAILEEMAGHEKVYFCTSVFKDAAQHRNRLKRMAENIRRDFDEVTDDGTLVYGKTYADRERFEELGVPDEFYTAKSDHVEVAWWLLEEMIEDGDVEDGEIVEQYPTYDGQVVERTPLA from the coding sequence ATGATATCGAAGGGCTGTGAGCAGTGCGCGAAAGGAGGGAAGATGGTGCTGTTCGTCTACGGCTACTGCGACCAGCGCGACTGCTTCTACTGCCCGCTCGGCGAGAACCGGAAGAACGTCACGCAGACGTACGCGAACGAGCGTCCGGTCGAGAACGACGAGGAAATCATCCGGGAGGCGAAGAAGATGGACGCGCTCGGCACGTCCATCACGGGCGGCGAACCGCAGGAGGCGCTGGACAAGACCTGCCGGTATCTCCGCCTGCTCAAGGAGGAGTTCGGCGACGACCACCACACCCACCTCTACACGGGTATCACGGGCGGCCGCGAGAACATGCGGCGGCTCTCGGAGGCCGGCCTGGACGAGATTCGGTTCCACCCGCCGTACGAACTGTGGGGCGACCTCCACGGCACCGAGTGGGAGGACATCCTCTACATCGCCCGCGAGGAGGGCCTCACGCCCGCGTTCGAGATTCCGGGCATCCGCGCGGAACAGGAGTTCCTCGACTTCCTCGACGAGGGCGCGGCCGACTTCTGTAACGTCAACGAGTTCGAGATGAGTCAGGGGAACTACGAGCGCATGCAGGACGCCGGCTACGAGCTTCAGGACGGCCACATGAGCGCCGTGGACGGCTCGAAGGACGCGATATTGGAGGAGATGGCGGGCCACGAGAAGGTGTACTTCTGCACGAGCGTGTTCAAGGACGCTGCCCAGCACCGCAACCGCCTGAAGCGCATGGCGGAGAACATCCGCCGGGACTTCGACGAAGTCACGGACGACGGCACGCTCGTCTACGGGAAGACGTACGCCGACCGCGAGCGCTTCGAGGAACTCGGCGTCCCCGACGAGTTCTACACCGCGAAGTCCGACCACGTCGAGGTCGCGTGGTGGTTGCTCGAAGAGATGATCGAGGACGGCGACGTCGAGGACGGCGAAATCGTCGAGCAGTACCCGACCTACGACGGCCAGGTCGTCGAGCGCACGCCGCTCGCCTGA
- a CDS encoding DUF373 family protein has translation MLLVLCVDLDDDLGRKTGLDTPVVGRDAVEDAAVSLATADPEDSDVNVLFEGVHLHDRLDADERVEVAAVTGVESGGVAANREVGREVDEILAGLQTSDPVRAIVVTDGAQDESVVPVIRSRVTIDGVRRVVVRQAQDLESMYYTIKQVLNDPETRGTLLVPLGVLLLIYPLTVLANAVGLPGTVLGLASAVLGLYVLFRGLGLEDAVDSAVDRARNVLYTGRVTIITYVVAAALLAIGGMQGVTHLQTVRDAAPDPDAATIVAALLFGAVRWFAAAGLTSSLGQITDEYLAGRFKWRYLNAPFYVLAITAVLHALSAYVLGYVTLPLLALVLTAGTILSVVSTLAFAVVESRRNPAQG, from the coding sequence ATGCTGCTCGTTCTCTGCGTCGACCTCGACGACGACCTCGGCCGGAAGACCGGCCTTGACACGCCGGTCGTCGGCCGGGACGCCGTGGAGGACGCCGCCGTCTCCCTCGCCACCGCAGACCCCGAGGACTCGGACGTGAACGTCCTCTTCGAGGGCGTCCACCTCCACGACCGCCTCGACGCCGACGAGCGCGTGGAGGTCGCGGCGGTCACGGGCGTCGAGTCCGGCGGGGTCGCCGCGAACCGCGAGGTCGGCCGCGAGGTGGACGAAATCCTCGCCGGCCTCCAGACGAGCGACCCCGTCCGCGCCATCGTCGTCACCGACGGCGCGCAGGACGAGTCCGTGGTTCCCGTCATCCGCTCCCGCGTCACCATCGACGGCGTCCGCCGCGTCGTCGTCCGGCAGGCCCAGGATCTCGAATCGATGTACTACACCATCAAACAGGTCTTGAACGACCCCGAGACCCGCGGCACGCTCCTCGTCCCGCTCGGCGTCCTCCTCCTCATCTACCCCCTGACCGTGCTCGCGAACGCCGTCGGCCTCCCCGGTACCGTGCTCGGCCTCGCGTCCGCCGTCCTCGGCCTCTACGTCCTCTTCCGCGGCCTCGGCCTGGAGGACGCCGTGGACTCCGCGGTCGACCGCGCGCGCAACGTCCTCTACACCGGCCGCGTCACCATCATCACGTACGTCGTCGCCGCCGCCCTCCTCGCAATCGGCGGCATGCAGGGCGTCACCCACCTCCAGACCGTCCGCGACGCCGCCCCCGACCCGGACGCCGCGACCATCGTCGCCGCGCTCCTCTTCGGAGCCGTCCGCTGGTTCGCCGCCGCCGGCCTCACCAGCAGTCTCGGCCAGATCACGGACGAGTACCTCGCCGGCCGGTTCAAGTGGCGCTACCTGAACGCGCCCTTCTACGTCCTCGCCATCACCGCCGTCCTGCACGCGCTCAGCGCGTACGTCCTCGGCTACGTCACCCTCCCCCTGCTCGCGCTCGTGCTCACCGCCGGAACCATCCTCAGCGTCGTCAGCACGCTCGCGTTCGCCGTCGTCGAGAGCCGCAGAAACCCCGCCCAGGGTTAG
- a CDS encoding polyprenyl synthetase family protein — protein MEYVEARRERVEERLAEVVARVDPVELSDQLADAVLAGGKRVRPTLTLLVCEAMGGDPEDALDFGVGIELVHNASLVVDDIIDRSELRRGEPSAWAAAGYGPALVASDGLLGEAFALFDDPRAMSAVADAMVELGEGEAMELVDRPETEDEYMTLARRKTGALFRAAAELGAIAAGADETAVETVGEYAEHVGVAFQIRDDVLDATGDTAALGKPAGQDEVMERPSVVRVTDRPVAEVNDLADAESRQARAALESLDLVDGDARTYLEELAAFVVERER, from the coding sequence ATGGAGTACGTCGAGGCGCGGCGCGAGCGCGTCGAGGAGCGGCTTGCGGAGGTGGTGGCGCGCGTCGACCCCGTGGAGCTCTCCGACCAGCTCGCGGACGCCGTGCTCGCGGGCGGGAAGCGGGTGCGCCCGACGTTGACGCTGTTGGTGTGTGAGGCGATGGGGGGCGACCCCGAGGATGCGCTCGACTTCGGGGTCGGCATCGAACTCGTGCACAACGCGTCGCTCGTGGTGGACGACATCATCGACCGCTCGGAACTGCGGCGGGGGGAGCCGTCGGCGTGGGCGGCGGCCGGATACGGGCCGGCGCTGGTCGCGTCGGACGGCCTGCTCGGGGAGGCGTTCGCGCTGTTCGACGACCCGCGCGCGATGAGCGCGGTGGCGGACGCGATGGTCGAACTCGGCGAAGGCGAAGCGATGGAGCTCGTCGACCGTCCCGAGACGGAGGACGAGTACATGACGCTTGCGCGCCGGAAGACGGGCGCGCTGTTCCGCGCGGCGGCCGAACTCGGCGCTATCGCGGCGGGCGCGGACGAGACCGCGGTGGAGACCGTGGGGGAGTACGCGGAGCACGTCGGGGTGGCGTTCCAGATTCGGGACGACGTGCTCGACGCCACGGGGGACACCGCGGCGCTCGGGAAGCCCGCGGGCCAGGACGAGGTGATGGAGCGCCCCTCGGTGGTTCGGGTGACCGACCGGCCCGTGGCAGAGGTGAACGACCTCGCGGACGCGGAGAGCAGGCAGGCGCGGGCGGCCCTGGAGAGCCTCGACCTCGTGGACGGCGACGCCCGCACCTACCTCGAAGAACTCGCGGCGTTCGTCGTCGAGCGCGAACGCTAA
- a CDS encoding DUF7504 family protein, producing MSDDPFAGVAPGTQLLVSQTNHAADIAPLPTDADRLLVATYRDTPNRLERRLRDHGIDPSTVTVVPVSSTSIDYTGPLTVTDRVAPSDLTGLGIRLATALDDLDAGDWLYVRGLSAALMYVTPDRLYRFLDFLTRAASERDLRGAYEFYRPALSDTVHARFRSLFADEVSTST from the coding sequence ATGAGTGACGACCCTTTCGCCGGCGTCGCACCCGGCACGCAACTCCTCGTCTCCCAGACCAACCACGCCGCCGACATCGCCCCCCTCCCGACGGACGCCGACCGCCTCCTCGTCGCCACCTACCGCGACACCCCGAACCGGCTCGAACGCCGCCTCCGCGACCACGGCATCGACCCCAGTACCGTCACCGTCGTCCCCGTCTCCAGCACCAGCATCGACTACACCGGCCCCCTCACCGTCACCGACCGCGTCGCCCCCAGCGACCTCACCGGCCTCGGCATCCGCCTCGCCACCGCCCTCGATGACCTCGACGCCGGCGACTGGCTGTACGTCCGCGGCCTCTCCGCCGCACTCATGTACGTCACCCCAGACCGCCTCTACCGCTTCCTCGACTTCCTCACCCGCGCCGCCAGCGAACGCGACCTCCGCGGCGCCTACGAGTTCTACCGACCCGCCCTCAGCGACACCGTCCACGCCCGCTTCCGCAGCCTCTTCGCCGACGAAGTATCCACCAGCACTTAG
- a CDS encoding electron transfer flavoprotein subunit alpha/FixB family protein: MSDVLAVAEHRRGELRDVSFELVTAGRELADATGGDLHVAVVGGDTDSFADALNREGVDQLHAVEYGEEFNHDVYVQATEALFGDLDPEFLVVPNSVNGLDYAPAIANKLGLPYVSDAVDVEYDGSLTATREMYGSKVETTIEVAEGPYAVSIRGGEWPAAEGVGDADVSAFDVDFDEDAIRSTVTGFEEVGAGDVDISEAEFLVSIGRGIEEEENLPLIEALVEATDATLSSSRPIVDNGWLPKNRQVGQSGKQVTPDVYLAIGISGAVQHVAGMKGAETIIAVNTDPDAPIFDIADYGVVGDLFDVVPALIEEFGGDAPDV; the protein is encoded by the coding sequence ATGAGTGACGTTCTCGCCGTCGCCGAGCACCGCCGCGGCGAACTCCGCGACGTGTCCTTCGAACTCGTGACCGCGGGCCGCGAGCTCGCGGACGCCACGGGCGGCGACCTCCACGTCGCCGTCGTCGGCGGCGACACCGACTCGTTCGCGGACGCGCTGAACCGCGAGGGCGTCGATCAACTCCACGCCGTCGAGTACGGCGAGGAGTTCAACCACGACGTGTACGTGCAGGCCACCGAAGCCCTGTTCGGCGACCTCGACCCCGAGTTCCTCGTGGTTCCGAACAGCGTGAACGGCCTCGACTACGCGCCCGCCATCGCGAACAAACTCGGTCTCCCCTACGTCTCCGACGCGGTCGACGTCGAGTACGACGGCAGCCTCACGGCGACCCGCGAGATGTACGGGTCGAAGGTCGAGACGACCATCGAGGTCGCGGAGGGCCCGTACGCCGTCTCCATCCGGGGCGGCGAGTGGCCGGCCGCCGAAGGCGTCGGCGACGCCGACGTTTCGGCGTTCGACGTTGACTTCGACGAGGACGCCATCCGCTCCACCGTCACCGGCTTCGAGGAGGTCGGCGCGGGCGACGTGGACATCAGCGAGGCCGAGTTCCTCGTCTCCATCGGCCGCGGTATCGAGGAGGAGGAGAACCTCCCGCTCATCGAAGCGCTCGTCGAGGCGACGGACGCGACGCTCTCGTCCAGCCGCCCCATCGTGGACAACGGCTGGCTCCCGAAGAACCGCCAGGTCGGCCAGTCCGGCAAGCAGGTGACCCCCGACGTCTACCTCGCCATCGGTATCTCCGGCGCGGTCCAGCACGTCGCCGGGATGAAGGGCGCGGAGACCATCATCGCCGTGAACACCGACCCCGACGCCCCCATCTTCGACATCGCGGACTACGGCGTCGTCGGCGACCTCTTCGACGTCGTCCCCGCCCTCATCGAGGAGTTCGGCGGCGACGCACCCGACGTATAG
- a CDS encoding electron transfer flavoprotein subunit beta/FixA family protein → MKVLVTVKEVAEVEEDFEISNGEIEETYLDYDLNEWDDYAVEEGVQLQEAGDDVEVVAVTIGPERSEETIRMALAKGADRAVRVWDDALEDADILDVEAKADILAAVVEEEDPDIVLSGVQAADDAFGGTGVALAEEVGFEWAAVVNALDTEKVLDEGVASVHRELEGGVEELTDVELPAVLTIQTGINEPRYASLRGIRQAQSKEIAPKSFDDLGLDASVADSALELTDMYEPETESDAQYLEGDASEQAAQLADVLREKGVVDG, encoded by the coding sequence ATGAAAGTTCTCGTCACCGTCAAGGAGGTGGCCGAAGTCGAGGAGGACTTCGAGATCTCGAACGGCGAGATCGAGGAGACCTACCTGGACTACGACCTCAACGAGTGGGACGACTACGCCGTCGAAGAGGGCGTCCAGCTTCAGGAGGCCGGCGACGACGTGGAAGTCGTCGCGGTCACCATCGGCCCCGAGCGCTCCGAGGAGACGATTCGGATGGCGCTCGCGAAGGGCGCAGACCGCGCCGTCCGCGTGTGGGACGACGCCCTGGAGGACGCCGACATCCTCGACGTGGAGGCGAAGGCCGACATCCTCGCCGCCGTGGTCGAGGAGGAAGACCCCGACATCGTGCTCTCCGGCGTGCAGGCGGCGGACGACGCGTTCGGCGGCACCGGCGTCGCGCTCGCCGAGGAGGTCGGGTTCGAGTGGGCGGCGGTCGTGAACGCGCTCGACACCGAGAAAGTGCTCGACGAGGGCGTCGCGTCCGTCCACCGCGAGCTCGAAGGCGGCGTCGAGGAGCTCACGGACGTGGAACTCCCGGCCGTGCTCACCATCCAGACCGGTATCAACGAACCCCGGTACGCGAGCCTGCGCGGCATCCGGCAGGCGCAGTCGAAGGAAATCGCGCCGAAGTCGTTCGACGACCTCGGTCTCGACGCGAGCGTCGCGGACAGCGCGCTCGAACTCACCGACATGTACGAACCCGAAACCGAGAGCGACGCCCAGTACCTCGAAGGCGACGCGAGCGAGCAGGCCGCACAGCTCGCTGACGTGCTCCGCGAGAAGGGGGTGGTGGACGGATGA
- a CDS encoding helix-turn-helix transcriptional regulator, with protein MRQAALIFALVALLVAPAAVSGVAGAQSATPEPSGTTVAVHLQADGDARWNVSVRYALSDANETAAFESMLADYKNGADVGPTVDVFETVVAEQSERVGREMTIRQVERTGAVRESDGNTTGVLTLSFTWTDFGVVENDSLRVADVFDGGWFGSLEDGEELLVYAPDGYSPDTAVPETGLVNGALQWAGPQSFESGPSMTFTESGPSGAGVPWLFVAGAAVVALVVGAAVVYVWKDRSIRDAILPDREDATASQSSDAAAGTPPDDAPGDDATDAAGATDAESEADEAAAEELLSDEERVERLLEEHGGRMKQAKIVEETRWSNAKVSQLLSSMAEEGRVEKLRIGRENLISLPGENDES; from the coding sequence ATGCGGCAGGCCGCCCTGATATTCGCCCTCGTCGCCCTCCTCGTCGCGCCTGCGGCAGTCAGCGGTGTCGCCGGCGCGCAGTCCGCGACCCCGGAACCGTCGGGGACGACCGTCGCCGTCCACCTCCAGGCGGACGGTGACGCGCGCTGGAACGTCTCCGTGCGGTACGCGCTCTCGGACGCGAACGAGACGGCGGCGTTCGAGTCGATGCTCGCGGACTACAAGAACGGGGCCGACGTCGGGCCGACGGTGGACGTGTTCGAGACCGTGGTCGCGGAGCAGTCCGAGCGCGTCGGCCGCGAGATGACGATTCGGCAGGTCGAACGAACCGGTGCCGTGCGGGAGTCGGACGGGAACACGACCGGCGTGCTCACGCTCTCCTTCACGTGGACGGACTTCGGCGTGGTGGAGAACGACAGCCTGCGCGTCGCCGACGTGTTCGACGGCGGCTGGTTCGGAAGCCTGGAGGACGGCGAGGAACTGCTCGTCTACGCGCCGGACGGCTACTCGCCGGACACGGCGGTGCCGGAGACCGGACTGGTGAACGGCGCGCTCCAGTGGGCGGGCCCGCAGTCGTTCGAGAGCGGGCCGTCGATGACGTTCACCGAGAGCGGGCCGTCCGGCGCGGGCGTCCCGTGGCTGTTCGTCGCGGGCGCGGCGGTGGTCGCGCTGGTCGTCGGCGCGGCGGTCGTCTACGTCTGGAAAGACCGAAGCATCCGGGACGCCATTCTCCCGGACCGCGAGGACGCGACCGCGTCGCAATCGAGCGATGCCGCCGCGGGGACGCCGCCGGACGACGCGCCCGGTGACGACGCGACGGACGCCGCGGGCGCGACCGACGCCGAGTCCGAGGCGGACGAGGCGGCCGCGGAGGAGCTGTTGAGCGACGAGGAGCGCGTCGAACGCCTCCTCGAAGAGCACGGCGGGCGGATGAAGCAGGCGAAAATCGTGGAGGAGACGCGGTGGTCGAACGCGAAGGTCTCCCAACTGCTCTCCTCGATGGCCGAGGAGGGCCGGGTGGAGAAGCTCCGCATCGGCCGGGAGAACCTCATCTCGCTCCCCGGAGAAAACGACGAGTCGTAG
- a CDS encoding DUF7094 domain-containing protein — protein sequence MSRVSASLALAALLLLATPLAVAAADDPALAESSTADAQTAATVVGLSENTSRVLALPDAQRSNFTTPDASVMASLRMDTAAATWTLSRESLAQKLAAAGTQAERQRVLENATENAAAAVDRLLERERAARQAYLDGDSTAERYATTLGELQTRADALLSYIGPRNDPAPNSLLSYADRGSDLRSTLFALQAEVTPLVTDPGASAARAVRGGLGDRLSVLAAPSGFALSTIADGLYQRTVYRTDLLDENGAREVSSSELDSILDALYPWARGGDGFVSSGRYQFGGYAYRARITHLHGTILSYMDASSGQPYHETRETALSVVATDPGWTNASGNYTLAVNRSYPGGPLRVSVTHDGSAVSVPITIDGERVGTTGVEDGVLWTLAPRGEFAVTTTVAGEELRVNATAT from the coding sequence ATGTCCCGCGTTTCGGCCTCGCTCGCGCTCGCCGCGCTCCTCCTCCTCGCGACGCCGCTCGCCGTCGCCGCCGCGGACGACCCCGCGCTCGCGGAGTCGTCCACCGCGGACGCGCAGACCGCCGCGACGGTCGTCGGCCTCTCCGAGAACACGAGTCGCGTCCTCGCCCTCCCCGACGCCCAGCGCTCGAACTTCACCACGCCCGACGCGTCCGTGATGGCGTCCCTCCGCATGGACACCGCCGCCGCCACGTGGACGCTCTCCCGCGAATCCCTCGCGCAAAAACTCGCCGCCGCGGGGACGCAAGCCGAACGCCAGCGCGTCCTCGAAAACGCCACCGAGAACGCCGCCGCCGCCGTCGATAGGCTCCTCGAACGCGAACGCGCCGCCCGACAGGCCTACCTCGACGGCGACAGCACCGCCGAACGGTACGCCACCACGCTCGGCGAACTCCAGACCCGCGCCGACGCCCTCCTCTCCTACATCGGCCCGCGCAACGACCCCGCGCCGAACTCCCTCCTCTCCTACGCCGACCGCGGCTCCGACCTCCGCTCCACCCTGTTCGCCCTCCAGGCCGAAGTGACGCCGCTCGTCACCGACCCCGGCGCGAGCGCGGCGCGCGCCGTCCGCGGCGGCCTCGGCGACCGGCTCTCCGTCCTCGCCGCCCCCAGCGGGTTCGCGCTCTCCACCATCGCGGACGGCCTCTACCAGCGCACCGTCTACCGCACCGACCTCCTCGACGAGAACGGCGCGCGAGAAGTCAGCTCTTCCGAGCTCGACAGCATCCTCGACGCCCTCTACCCGTGGGCGCGCGGTGGTGACGGCTTCGTTAGCTCCGGCCGGTATCAGTTCGGCGGCTACGCGTACCGTGCCCGCATCACGCACTTACACGGTACAATTCTCTCCTACATGGACGCGAGTAGTGGCCAGCCCTACCACGAGACCCGGGAAACCGCGCTCTCCGTCGTCGCGACCGACCCCGGGTGGACGAACGCAAGCGGGAACTACACGCTCGCGGTGAACCGGTCTTATCCCGGCGGGCCGCTCCGCGTGAGCGTCACGCACGACGGCTCCGCGGTGAGCGTGCCGATAACCATCGACGGTGAGCGCGTCGGCACGACGGGCGTCGAGGACGGCGTGCTGTGGACGCTCGCGCCCCGCGGCGAGTTCGCGGTGACGACGACCGTGGCCGGCGAGGAGCTGCGCGTGAACGCGACCGCGACTTGA